A portion of the Triticum urartu cultivar G1812 unplaced genomic scaffold, Tu2.1 TuUngrouped_contig_9874, whole genome shotgun sequence genome contains these proteins:
- the LOC125532414 gene encoding L10-interacting MYB domain-containing protein-like: MMTARGSPRLSLLKKAVERDRASPPTSSVTKRRRGSPKEDRAQWNASLEKDLVDLLREHDTPEHKGQNGWSSEAWNTIVKKFHQKNPYARYEKKKIQEQEKELKREYKKIKEIRKQSSVSWDDRQCRILADPPLWKNIIISHPKAGKFKTKGFPLFEALGELHDG; the protein is encoded by the exons ATGATGACTGCTCGAGGGTCACCAAGGTTGAGCCTCCTCAAAAAAGCTGTCGAAAGGGATAGAGCATCACCTCCTACAAGCAGTGTGACAAAGAGGAGGAGAGGGTCTCCCAAAG AAGATAGAGCACAGTGGAATGCAAGCCTTGAGAAAGATCTTGTGGACTTGCTTCGTGAGCATGATACACCTGAACATAAGGGCCAAAATGGATGGAGCTCAGAAGCATGGAATACGATAGTGAAGAAATTCCACCAAAAGAATCCTTATGCTAGGTACGAGAAGAAGAAAATCCAAGAACAGGAAAAAGAGTTGAAAAGAGAATACAAGAAGATCAAAGAGATAAGGAAGCAAAGCAGCGTTTCATGGGACGACCGGCAGTGCAGGATTCTAGCGGATCCACCACTTTGGAAAAACATCATCATA TCACACCCTAAAGCTGGAAAGTTCAAGACAAAAGGCTTCCCTCTTTTTGAAGCTTTGGGAGAATTGCATGATGGTTAG